The Rhineura floridana isolate rRhiFlo1 chromosome 10, rRhiFlo1.hap2, whole genome shotgun sequence genome includes a region encoding these proteins:
- the SOSTDC1 gene encoding sclerostin domain-containing protein 1, with the protein MILPALQVSGFLLACLLLKSCWAFKNDATEILYSHVVKPIPASSGHNSTLNQARNGGRHPEFDRSSHVQVGCRELRSTKYISDGQCTSINPLKELVCAGECLPLPVLPNWIGGGYGSKYWSRRSSQEWRCVNDKTRTQRIQLQCQDGSTRTYKVTVVTACKCKRYTRQHNESSHNIEGASQTKPVQHHKERKRNSKSIKHPTS; encoded by the exons ATGATCCTCCCTGCTCTCCAGGTCTCCGGCTTCCTGCTCGCCTGCTtgctcctgaagagctgctgggcTTTCAAGAACGATGCTACCGAGATCCTGTATTCGCACGTTGTCAAACCCATCCCAGCCAGCTCCGGCCACAACAGTACCTTGAATCAAGCCAGAAACGGAGGCAGGCACCCTGAATTCGACCGCAGCA GTCATGTTCAAGTTGGTTGCCGTGAACTGAGATCCACCAAATACATTTCTGATGGCCAATGTACCAGTATAAACCCTCTGAAAGAGCTGGTATGTGCTGGGGAGTGCCTACCTCTGCCAGTGCTGCCTAACTGGATTGGAGGAGGTTATGGATCCAAGTACTGGAGCAGAAGGAGCTCACAGGAGTGGCGATGTGTCAACGATAAAACTCGCACCCAAAGGATTCAGCTGCAGTGTCAAGATGGAAGTACAAGAACCTACAAAGTAACTGTTGTTACAGCTTGTAAGTGCAAGAGATACACTCGGCAACACAATGAATCCAGCCATAACATTGAAGGAGCATCTCAAACAAAGCCAGTCCAACATCATAAAGAGAGGAAACGGAACAGCAAATCCATAAAGCATCCCACAAGTTAG